A region from the Brassica oleracea var. oleracea cultivar TO1000 unplaced genomic scaffold, BOL UnpScaffold00870, whole genome shotgun sequence genome encodes:
- the LOC106320276 gene encoding dnaJ homolog subfamily B member 12-like, whose amino-acid sequence MDKDEAKRALDIAEKKLSENDYVGAKKFVYKAQSLYPDLDGLNQVLMMIDVYTSAEIKISGGIETDWYGVLGVDYKADDEIVKRQYKNLALLLHPDKNRFNGAEGAFKLVLHAWSLLSDRAERFLYDERRMQKKPPPSAKAKDAPSNQFWTMCSECKTRCEYWRDSYLNKTVLCPMCGKTFIATEQIPRAVKKTGKTYNVLFGYCR is encoded by the coding sequence ATGGATAAGGATGAAGCGAAAAGGGCATTGGATATTGCTGAGAAGAAACTTTCAGAGAATGATTACGTTGGAGCCAAGAAATTTGTTTACAAGGCTCAGAGTTTATACCCGGATCTTGATGGCTTGAACCAAGTGTTGATGATGATCGATGTTTATACCTCTGCAGAAATCAAGATTAGTGGAGGAATAGAAACTGACTGGTACGGAGTTCTTGGTGTTGATTATAAGGCTGATGATGAAATAGTGAAGAGGCAGTACAAGAACTTAGCCCTTTTGCTTCATCCGGACAAGAACAGATTTAATGGAGCGGAAGGCGCGTTTAAGCTGGTTTTACATGCTTGGTCTCTGTTATCTGACAGGGCTGAGAGATTCCTCTATGATGAAAGGAGGATGCAGAAGAAACCACCACCAAGTGCAAAGGCTAAGGATGCGCCTTCAAATCAGTTTTGGACAATGTGCAGTGAGTGTAAGACACGATGCGAATATTGGAGGGATTCTTATCTTAACAAGACCGTACTATGTCCAATGTGTGGTAAGACTTTCATTGCAACCGAGCAAATTCCACGGGCAGTTAAGAAAACCGGCAAGACCTACAATGTATTGTTTGGATATTGTAGATGA